One part of the Microbacterium aurugineum genome encodes these proteins:
- a CDS encoding GNAT family N-acetyltransferase yields MSVHTTEDILRASAAWVWFPRDSDQVHEELQLVRYPARFGGGVRASQVRSSGDASSVLDHAIAHTRGWGEAQLTFWTNPSDSPDLEDELRRRGAEHIDTVAVLARAIDELVVDVPGEASAEIVRTLEQVREVDAINVPVWAQEPLDEEGIRIEKDEVVAGLKTGRDVRVLGRLEGRSVSTGGCTIVNGFARLWGAATLPDARGRGAYRAVLAERLRAAAERGAATALVKGRVATSAPILRRVGFRHFGDERAYRLTLAD; encoded by the coding sequence GTGAGCGTCCACACCACGGAGGACATCCTCCGGGCTTCCGCTGCGTGGGTGTGGTTCCCCCGCGACAGCGATCAGGTGCACGAGGAACTGCAACTCGTGCGGTACCCGGCGCGCTTCGGCGGCGGGGTTCGTGCATCGCAGGTCCGCTCGTCTGGCGATGCCTCTTCGGTGCTCGATCACGCGATCGCGCACACCCGCGGCTGGGGCGAGGCGCAGCTCACATTCTGGACCAACCCCTCGGACTCTCCCGATCTCGAAGACGAGCTGCGTCGGCGCGGCGCCGAGCACATCGACACCGTCGCCGTCCTCGCGCGCGCCATCGATGAACTCGTCGTCGACGTCCCCGGTGAGGCGTCGGCGGAGATCGTGCGCACGCTCGAACAGGTGCGGGAGGTCGACGCGATCAACGTGCCGGTCTGGGCGCAGGAACCGCTCGACGAGGAGGGGATCCGCATCGAGAAGGATGAGGTCGTCGCAGGGCTGAAGACGGGGCGCGACGTGCGCGTCCTCGGTCGGCTGGAGGGACGGTCCGTGAGTACCGGCGGGTGCACGATCGTCAACGGCTTCGCACGGTTGTGGGGAGCGGCGACCCTACCGGATGCGCGTGGTCGGGGTGCGTATCGGGCTGTCCTCGCCGAGCGGTTGCGCGCTGCCGCCGAACGGGGCGCGGCGACCGCCCTCGTGAAGGGCCGTGTCGCCACGTCCGCACCGATCCTCAGGCGTGTGGGCTTCCGGCATTTCGGCGACGAGCGCGCCTATCGACTCACCCTCGCAGACTGA
- the tadA gene encoding tRNA adenosine(34) deaminase TadA, whose product MTAADDLAMQRALALADEAAAAAEIPVGAVILDRDGNIVAEGRNTREATNDPTGHAEVEALRRAAASVGSWNLEGHTLVVTLEPCIMCAGAILQARIGRVVFGAWDEKAGAAGSMYDVLRDRRLPYRAEVIGGVQADAVATQLRTFFEQRR is encoded by the coding sequence ATGACCGCCGCCGACGACCTCGCGATGCAGCGGGCGCTCGCGCTTGCGGACGAGGCAGCGGCAGCGGCGGAGATCCCGGTCGGAGCGGTGATCCTCGACCGTGACGGGAACATCGTCGCCGAGGGGCGAAACACCCGCGAGGCCACGAACGATCCGACCGGTCATGCCGAAGTGGAGGCCTTGCGTCGTGCGGCGGCATCCGTCGGCTCGTGGAATCTCGAGGGGCACACTCTCGTGGTCACCCTCGAGCCGTGCATCATGTGTGCCGGGGCGATCCTGCAGGCGCGCATCGGGCGCGTGGTCTTCGGTGCCTGGGACGAGAAGGCGGGCGCGGCCGGCTCCATGTACGACGTCCTGCGCGACCGGAGGCTTCCGTACCGCGCCGAGGTGATCGGCGGTGTGCAGGCGGACGCGGTGGCGACGCAGCTGCGCACCTTCTTCGAGCAGCGGCGCTGA
- the nadE gene encoding ammonia-dependent NAD(+) synthetase, translating into MSLQQQISEDLGVRPEIDPEAEVERRVAFLVEYLRTTGAKGYVLGISGGQDSTLAGRLAQLAVERVRSEGGEAKFLAVRLPYRVQHDAADAEAALDFIAPDSSVEVNIQNGVDGVEEDIEFAVTSDISDFNRGNIKARVRMVTQYALAGHDGLLVIGTDHAAEAVTGFFTKFGDGAADILPLSGLSKRQGRSLLQFLDAPDRLAFKVPTADLLDGQPGRADEEELGLTYEQIDDFLEGRSVDPDVAGRIEARYLATQHKRHLPVTPDDTWWR; encoded by the coding sequence ATGTCGTTGCAGCAGCAGATCTCGGAGGACCTCGGCGTCCGGCCCGAGATCGATCCCGAAGCCGAGGTCGAACGTCGAGTCGCGTTCCTCGTCGAGTACCTCCGCACGACGGGCGCGAAGGGTTACGTACTCGGGATCTCGGGCGGGCAGGACTCGACCCTCGCCGGGCGTCTGGCGCAGCTCGCGGTCGAGAGGGTGCGGTCCGAGGGCGGCGAGGCGAAGTTCCTGGCCGTGCGCCTGCCGTACCGCGTCCAGCACGATGCGGCGGACGCTGAGGCGGCACTCGACTTCATCGCTCCGGATTCCTCGGTCGAGGTCAACATCCAGAACGGCGTCGACGGTGTCGAGGAAGACATCGAGTTCGCGGTCACGAGTGACATCAGCGACTTCAACCGCGGCAACATCAAAGCACGCGTGCGCATGGTCACGCAGTACGCGCTCGCCGGGCACGACGGCCTCCTCGTCATCGGCACGGATCACGCTGCCGAAGCGGTGACGGGTTTCTTCACGAAGTTCGGTGACGGCGCGGCCGACATCCTTCCGTTGTCCGGTCTCAGCAAACGGCAGGGGCGTTCGCTACTGCAGTTCCTCGATGCCCCGGATCGACTCGCGTTCAAGGTGCCCACCGCCGATCTTCTCGACGGGCAACCCGGCCGGGCCGACGAGGAAGAACTCGGGCTCACGTACGAGCAGATCGACGACTTCCTCGAAGGGCGGTCGGTGGATCCCGACGTCGCCGGCCGCATCGAGGCGCGATACCTGGCGACGCAGCACAAGAGACACCTGCCGGTGACCCCGGACGACACCTGGTGGCGGTGA
- a CDS encoding phosphorylase family protein encodes MKLLVAALASELSAFPEELEGFDRLITGPGKLQATYALTRALDANDYDEIVVVGTAGAIDPDLESRVHEVGTAFQHDVTDLDGISGQHVSLPTKVSTGKEGVLIATGDHFVEDAEITAVIRPSGAVLVDMETYAYIWVAGRFEVPIRVFRAISDQAEDGALTDWREAVARCSVQLREFILAEYGV; translated from the coding sequence GTGAAACTCCTCGTCGCCGCGCTCGCCTCCGAACTGTCCGCCTTCCCGGAGGAGCTCGAGGGCTTCGATCGGCTCATCACGGGCCCCGGCAAGTTGCAGGCGACGTACGCACTCACCCGTGCCCTCGATGCGAACGACTACGACGAGATCGTCGTGGTGGGCACCGCCGGGGCGATCGACCCCGACCTCGAGTCGAGGGTGCACGAGGTCGGCACGGCATTCCAGCACGACGTCACCGATCTCGACGGGATCTCCGGGCAGCACGTCTCCCTTCCCACGAAGGTGTCGACCGGGAAGGAGGGCGTGCTGATCGCGACCGGCGACCACTTCGTCGAGGACGCGGAGATCACCGCCGTGATCCGCCCGTCCGGCGCGGTTCTGGTCGATATGGAGACCTATGCGTACATCTGGGTGGCGGGGCGGTTCGAGGTCCCGATCCGCGTGTTCCGGGCCATCTCCGATCAGGCCGAAGACGGCGCCCTCACGGACTGGCGCGAAGCCGTCGCGCGCTGCAGTGTGCAGCTGCGCGAGTTCATCCTCGCCGAATACGGCGTGTGA
- a CDS encoding cation diffusion facilitator family transporter → MSASGGNKAIVAAFLANLGIALAKFVAWALSGSASMLAEAIHSVADSGNQLLLMLGGRKARREADRAHPFGYGRERYVYAFVVSIILFSVGGLFAIYEGVEKLTNPHELDRTWWWLPLVVLFIAIGLESFSLRTAVRESNIVREKGQSWVSFVRRSKAPELPVVLLEDVGALTGLTFALLGVGLTLLTGNPVFDALGTVMIGVLLVLIAIVLGVETKSLLVGEGATAADHDRIVDAINAGDEIEKIIHMKTLYLGPDELMVAAKIALNADKPLREAADDINAIEARIREAVPVARIVYIEPDVYRPAIDPEPSTDVFVLKSSD, encoded by the coding sequence ATGAGTGCATCCGGAGGCAACAAGGCCATCGTCGCGGCGTTCCTGGCGAACCTGGGCATCGCGCTCGCGAAGTTCGTCGCCTGGGCGCTTTCCGGTTCCGCCTCGATGCTCGCGGAGGCCATCCACTCGGTCGCCGATTCCGGCAACCAGCTCCTGCTCATGCTCGGCGGACGCAAGGCACGTCGCGAAGCCGACCGTGCACACCCCTTCGGCTATGGCCGGGAGCGCTATGTGTACGCGTTCGTCGTGTCGATCATCCTCTTCTCCGTCGGTGGACTGTTCGCGATCTACGAGGGCGTCGAGAAGCTCACCAACCCCCACGAGCTCGACAGGACCTGGTGGTGGTTGCCGCTGGTCGTCCTCTTCATCGCGATCGGGCTCGAGTCGTTCTCGCTGCGCACCGCGGTGCGTGAGAGCAACATCGTGCGGGAGAAGGGGCAGTCGTGGGTCTCCTTCGTGCGTCGTTCGAAGGCTCCCGAACTCCCCGTCGTGCTGCTCGAAGACGTCGGTGCGCTGACCGGCCTCACGTTCGCGCTGCTCGGCGTCGGGCTCACGCTCCTCACGGGAAACCCGGTGTTCGACGCCCTCGGCACCGTGATGATCGGTGTGCTGCTGGTGCTGATCGCGATCGTGCTGGGCGTCGAGACGAAGAGCCTGCTGGTCGGCGAAGGGGCGACGGCCGCCGATCACGACCGCATCGTCGATGCCATCAACGCGGGCGACGAGATCGAGAAGATCATCCACATGAAGACTCTCTACCTCGGACCGGACGAGCTGATGGTCGCTGCGAAGATCGCCCTCAACGCCGACAAGCCGTTGCGGGAAGCCGCCGACGACATCAACGCGATCGAGGCGCGCATCCGCGAGGCCGTTCCGGTCGCGCGCATCGTCTACATCGAGCCGGACGTGTATCGCCCCGCGATCGATCCCGAGCCGTCGACCGACGTCTTCGTGCTGAAGTCCTCCGACTGA
- a CDS encoding TM0106 family RecB-like putative nuclease — protein MRIDTQAQRVIWSASDLKAAAECEFAWCRAIDAKLGRVPAVEEPEDATLKRAAELGDVHEQNVLARYIDDLGDENVHRIEKVSSVDAEALAAAIDETVRALRSEALVVFQAAFATEEFVGFADFLRKDDEGRWRVQDSKLARKARVTALMQLAAYADQLDRLGIPRSDEVDLILGDGTLSTHAVDDLLPLFQVRRARLRALIADRRVADGATGTPLAWGDDRGDLQIVACGRCATCEEQVLAHRDLLMVARMRPVQRARLRAAGVETIDALAAAVHAPAGMNTDTFENLRAQARLQLRADAEGEPTYDVHYAQAIHTLPLPSHGDIFFDFEGDPLYTEPAADGEAQWGIDYLFGWVDNADQYSALWAHTFADEKRALESFLDFVTLRRAAHPGMHIYHYAPYETSHLVAMAARHGVREGEVDRLLREGVFVDLYPLVLRTVRVGSRSYSIKKLEPLYMGEDVRTSDVQKGDDSIVQYVAARELAAAGNQSEAEVVLADLADYNRYDCVSTRRLRNWLIDIARQKGVTPAPPDAADEVIYEPSPRSVALLADAEQAVEAGGNGLVHRIAAAAIDYFPREAKSFWVSHFQRLREPVTMWDGTRDVVRVDRPSSSVRRDWSIGEGRRVMSRDIEIRGEVSPGTTLGAGSQPFALYEVPAPFDTEVPSRAVHVPHTVTVAEVLDDGYLVTESAVQGQTWDELPLALTPAAPPRVVSLQGAIDEWADAVHVAAPGYPHDAATDILRRIPPRTTSGDALPPADDDVIDAIVRGVLDLDHSYLAVQGPPGTGKTYTGSRVIARLVNEHGFKVGVVAQSHAIIETLLARIVSDGVSPSQVAKAPKDPDAEPPYTAIPKNGMAAFLAEHIGEGAVVGGTAWDFSNTQRVDREGLDLLVIDEAGQFSLASTIAVAAGAKRLLLLGDPQQLPQVSQGAHPEPVDTSALGWVMDGDPVVRPEYGYFLARSWRMHPAVAAPVSKLAYAGQLASAPGTELRSLDGVEPGLHVVPLRHRGNATASAEEAAEVVRLVDDLIGRTFTDNDPNASARPLTQSDIIVVTPYNAQRQLVLDALADAGFPDVPVGTVDNFQGKEAVVSITSLAASSGRDAPRGPEFLLLQNRLNVAISRAQVVAYLIHSPALLDDLPYTPEGVARLSAFARLVGAAE, from the coding sequence GTGCGGATCGACACTCAGGCGCAGCGCGTCATCTGGAGCGCGAGCGACCTCAAGGCGGCCGCGGAATGCGAGTTCGCGTGGTGTCGGGCGATCGACGCGAAGCTGGGCCGGGTGCCGGCCGTCGAAGAGCCGGAGGATGCGACGCTGAAGCGCGCCGCGGAGCTCGGTGACGTCCACGAGCAGAACGTGCTCGCCCGCTACATCGACGACCTCGGCGACGAGAACGTGCATCGCATCGAGAAGGTGTCCTCGGTCGATGCGGAGGCGTTGGCCGCGGCGATCGACGAGACCGTGCGGGCGCTGCGGTCCGAGGCGCTGGTCGTCTTCCAGGCGGCTTTCGCGACCGAGGAGTTCGTCGGGTTCGCTGATTTCCTGCGCAAGGACGACGAGGGGCGGTGGCGTGTCCAGGACTCGAAGCTGGCGCGCAAGGCTCGCGTGACGGCGCTCATGCAGCTCGCGGCATATGCCGATCAGCTCGACCGGCTCGGCATCCCGCGCTCCGATGAGGTCGATCTCATCCTCGGCGACGGCACCCTCAGCACGCATGCCGTCGACGACCTGCTCCCGCTGTTCCAGGTGCGTCGCGCCCGGCTTCGTGCACTCATCGCCGATCGTCGTGTCGCCGACGGTGCGACGGGCACTCCTCTCGCCTGGGGCGATGATCGCGGTGACCTCCAGATCGTGGCCTGCGGCCGGTGCGCGACCTGTGAGGAGCAGGTGCTCGCGCATCGAGACCTCCTGATGGTCGCGCGGATGCGACCGGTGCAGCGGGCGCGACTGCGGGCAGCCGGTGTCGAGACGATCGACGCCCTCGCCGCCGCGGTCCATGCTCCGGCGGGAATGAACACCGACACGTTCGAGAATCTCCGCGCTCAAGCCCGTCTGCAGCTGCGCGCGGATGCAGAGGGCGAGCCGACGTACGACGTGCACTACGCGCAAGCGATCCATACTCTTCCCCTGCCGAGCCACGGCGACATCTTCTTCGACTTCGAGGGGGATCCGCTCTACACCGAGCCCGCAGCCGACGGGGAGGCGCAGTGGGGGATCGACTACCTCTTCGGCTGGGTAGACAACGCGGACCAGTACTCGGCGCTGTGGGCGCACACCTTCGCCGACGAGAAGCGGGCGCTCGAGTCCTTCCTCGACTTCGTCACCCTGCGCCGGGCGGCGCATCCCGGTATGCACATCTATCACTACGCCCCGTACGAGACGTCGCATCTGGTGGCGATGGCCGCGCGACACGGCGTGCGCGAAGGAGAGGTCGACCGGCTGCTGCGAGAAGGGGTGTTCGTCGATCTGTACCCGCTGGTGCTGCGCACCGTGCGGGTGGGATCCCGCTCGTACTCGATCAAGAAGCTCGAACCGCTCTACATGGGTGAAGACGTGCGCACGAGCGACGTGCAGAAGGGCGACGACTCGATCGTTCAGTACGTCGCGGCGCGCGAGCTCGCGGCGGCCGGGAACCAGAGTGAGGCGGAGGTGGTCCTCGCCGACCTCGCCGACTACAACCGCTACGACTGCGTGTCCACGCGAAGGCTGCGCAACTGGCTCATCGACATCGCACGGCAGAAGGGCGTCACACCGGCGCCGCCGGACGCCGCCGACGAGGTCATCTACGAGCCGTCGCCCCGCTCCGTCGCGCTCCTTGCCGACGCGGAGCAGGCCGTGGAGGCCGGGGGCAACGGACTCGTCCATCGCATCGCGGCCGCGGCGATCGACTACTTCCCTCGCGAGGCGAAGAGCTTCTGGGTGTCGCATTTCCAGCGGCTGCGGGAGCCGGTGACGATGTGGGACGGCACGCGAGACGTGGTGCGGGTCGATCGTCCCTCGTCTTCCGTCCGTCGGGACTGGAGTATCGGGGAAGGGCGCAGGGTGATGTCCCGCGACATCGAGATCCGGGGAGAGGTGTCACCGGGAACGACCCTCGGCGCGGGTTCGCAACCGTTCGCCCTGTACGAGGTGCCGGCGCCCTTCGATACCGAAGTGCCGTCCCGAGCAGTCCACGTGCCGCACACCGTCACGGTGGCCGAAGTGCTCGACGACGGTTACCTCGTCACCGAATCGGCGGTGCAGGGCCAGACCTGGGACGAGCTTCCCCTCGCACTCACCCCCGCCGCGCCGCCGCGGGTCGTCTCCCTGCAAGGGGCGATCGACGAGTGGGCCGATGCCGTGCACGTTGCGGCCCCGGGCTACCCGCATGATGCCGCGACCGACATCCTGCGTCGTATCCCTCCGCGCACGACGTCAGGGGATGCGCTCCCGCCCGCAGACGACGACGTCATCGACGCGATCGTGCGCGGCGTGCTCGACCTCGACCACAGCTATCTCGCCGTGCAGGGGCCTCCCGGAACGGGCAAGACCTACACAGGGTCTCGTGTGATCGCACGTCTCGTGAACGAGCACGGTTTCAAGGTCGGCGTGGTCGCGCAGTCGCACGCCATCATCGAGACGCTGCTGGCGCGGATCGTGTCCGACGGCGTCTCGCCCTCTCAGGTGGCGAAAGCGCCGAAGGATCCCGACGCCGAACCGCCGTACACCGCGATCCCGAAGAACGGCATGGCAGCCTTCCTCGCAGAGCACATCGGTGAGGGTGCGGTCGTCGGTGGCACGGCATGGGACTTCAGCAACACCCAGCGCGTCGACAGGGAGGGACTCGATCTGCTCGTGATCGACGAGGCCGGACAATTCTCGCTCGCCTCGACCATCGCCGTGGCCGCCGGTGCGAAACGGCTCCTGCTGCTCGGTGATCCGCAGCAGCTCCCGCAGGTGAGCCAGGGCGCTCATCCCGAGCCGGTGGACACGTCCGCTCTCGGGTGGGTGATGGACGGCGATCCGGTGGTCCGGCCGGAGTACGGCTACTTCCTCGCGCGATCGTGGCGCATGCACCCGGCGGTGGCGGCTCCGGTGTCGAAGCTCGCATACGCCGGACAGCTCGCCTCGGCGCCCGGCACGGAACTCCGCTCGCTCGACGGTGTGGAGCCCGGACTGCACGTGGTTCCGCTCCGGCACCGGGGGAACGCCACCGCGTCAGCGGAGGAGGCCGCCGAAGTCGTGCGGCTCGTCGACGATCTGATCGGTCGGACTTTCACCGACAACGACCCGAATGCCTCGGCGCGTCCGCTGACGCAGTCCGACATCATCGTCGTCACGCCCTACAACGCGCAGCGACAGCTGGTGCTCGATGCGCTGGCCGATGCAGGCTTCCCGGATGTTCCCGTGGGGACGGTCGACAACTTCCAGGGCAAGGAGGCGGTGGTGTCGATCACCTCGCTGGCTGCCTCGAGCGGTCGGGATGCGCCGCGGGGGCCGGAGTTCCTGCTGCTGCAGAATCGTCTCAACGTGGCGATCTCCCGCGCTCAGGTCGTCGCCTACCTCATCCACTCCCCGGCCCTCCTCGACGATCTGCCGTATACGCCCGAGGGAGTCGCTCGTCTCAGTGCCTTCGCGCGTCTCGTGGGTGCGGCGGAGTGA
- the upp gene encoding uracil phosphoribosyltransferase, with protein MRVHVADHPLVTHKLSVLRDARTPSPVFRQLTEELVTLLAYEATRNVKVSPIEITTPVTTTTGVKISEPRPIVVPILRAGLGMLEGLVKLLPTAEVGFLGMVRDETTFEPTTYAERLPDDLSDRQCFAIDPMLATGGSLAAAIQFLFDRGAKDVTAICLLGTPEGVAAIEAMAGDRDVTLVLGALDERLDEKGYIVPGLGDAGDRLYGTV; from the coding sequence ATGCGTGTTCACGTCGCCGACCACCCTCTCGTCACTCACAAGCTCTCGGTGCTGCGCGACGCGCGCACCCCGTCGCCGGTGTTCCGTCAGCTCACGGAAGAACTCGTGACCCTGCTCGCGTACGAGGCGACCCGCAATGTGAAGGTCAGCCCGATCGAGATCACCACCCCCGTGACGACGACCACGGGCGTCAAGATCTCGGAGCCGCGTCCCATCGTGGTGCCGATCCTCCGCGCCGGCCTCGGGATGCTCGAAGGTCTGGTCAAGCTGCTCCCGACCGCAGAGGTCGGGTTCCTCGGAATGGTGCGCGACGAGACGACCTTCGAGCCGACCACGTACGCCGAGCGTCTCCCCGACGACCTGAGCGACCGCCAGTGCTTCGCCATCGACCCGATGCTCGCCACCGGTGGATCGCTCGCGGCGGCGATCCAGTTCCTGTTCGACCGCGGGGCAAAGGACGTCACGGCGATCTGCCTGCTCGGCACCCCTGAAGGCGTCGCCGCGATCGAGGCGATGGCGGGCGACCGCGACGTGACCCTCGTGCTCGGCGCGCTCGACGAGCGTCTCGACGAAAAGGGCTACATCGTCCCCGGACTCGGCGACGCCGGCGATCGCCTCTACGGCACGGTCTGA